The DNA sequence TGCCTTTATCTAGCATTGTGTTCTGCACCTGTTCTGCTAAAGTCCCCGATGAAAGGAAACTATTTTGAGGTTACAACTGTGCAACCTTTTCATAAACTGACCCGAAATCTCACACTTCTCCTTGTTTGTTTCCATTATAATATAAGAAGCAAGTGAATAATAATTCTGTTTTGTAACCACTTTATTTTCTGCCTGATTGTTGTCTCAATGGCATCAAGTGGTCCTTCTATAAAACAGGGTTGGGTATGACCTCTGTCCCAAGGATGTTACAATTATAATTCACAGCTGCAACCAGAATTAAAGCCCATAGGACAAAAGTTTAAACATGCTGTGGGTCCGAGCTCCTCAACCTCTGGTTACACCctccattagctcataacaacactgcaaatataaaaaacatcatCAATATATCCATCCTGCAATAGTTCaagtaaaaataagtaaaaataaaactgaagcATGCACAAAGGCCACCATGACTTGCCTAAAGGCTGCCTTACCATCCATGGATGTGGGCTCAACAGCAGATTTTCAGTGTTGGGGTTCTGCTAGTTATTATGAACGATAGGCAGTAACTTGATTGGATTCATTATGGCTTCattaaagattttcattcatgcCGACCTCTTCCGGTCATTTCTAGATTTTAATGACACACAGGAAACTTGTGCAAAAGTCACAATATACAAGTCAATGAAAACTGTGAAAAAGTTTTAGATAGCTGAGGTTTGATATTCTCTGAAGGCTGAACCAGAGTTAGCAACAATGACATGAAGGTAATctatgaaaaaatgtgtttgttggcCAGGTTTAGACCAGGCTTTTCTTTAAGGGCATGGAAGTTAGGAGTCCTCAGATGGACATCCAATACGTTCAGAAATGAAAGAAGGATCAGCAGTAGATTGAAGAACAGAAACTCTAAAGCCATAAATGCAATAAAGAAGTGACATTGGATGAAATTCTCCTACAGATAGCACTTTGCAGTGGATTAAAACTGGTCACCAGAAGATCTGTTTGCTTGACAAACAAGAAGACATTTTCTGAACTGGGCACCAAAATCAATCATGTGAAAACTGAGCCCTTGAGCTGAGATAAGTTCACAAGACATCTCATGAAGAACTATCTGTTAGGAACTGATTCAATTTAGCTACATGGTTTTTACCGGATAGGATTTTCCTTCATGCCTAATCAACATCTGAATTAACCACAAATTCAATCAGATATCAATTGAATACAGAAGTCTGCCCATCAAGAGAGTCAACATCCACTCTCTGCTCATAGATATTAGGTCGAAGTTTTAAAAGTGATAACAATACAGAACAGTACAGAACTAAATTCCGCATTTTCACGATGTGTAAGGACCAGTTATTACCTTATGAATGGAGAGGCAGCGTGATAACTGTACAATATTAGTGGCTTTCTGCATACTCCAATGGTTATTCAGAATTCATTCTCTAATACACTATAGATAGTAATTACTGATTTAAAGGTGGGCATTTATTACATTCAATTAATTGTATATGCAAGCATTAGTAAAGTGTCCATTATAGCAAGCCTTTGCTTTTGTTAGACCCCTTTTTATTTCCCAATACTGCCTCTTCTCCACCAATTCCATTGCAATAGCCTGCAGCAGCTGATGGTGTTGTGTGATGTTACACAAGCTGACAGTGCTGAATGTAGAGTTTATACTGCCCTAGGCTGAATCAGGAGATTACATTTCCTCAACATGCAGTTGTTTCAGTCTTACCCAGTTTCTTACCATGATTCATTGCTACAGTATTGTTAGAAATTTCGAGATGGTGCtaaaatgacatcatatcctaatATAACTCTTCCAAGTGTgtcaatgttttatttgtatttatagataaCCCAAAAAGGCTCCTCCCATAAAGTCATGGCACTACATATTGACAGCCAATAGTCCACGATGCCCACAATTTACTTTACATAAGTGGATCAGACTGCCCAGATTACCCGCAATGTGCATAACATAGTCTATAAATACctcaaattatattaaatatccCACAACACCAACCAATGAACCAATGACCCACTATGTTGAAATATTTATGGAGGAAGGCTAAGGGATTTGGGTAAGATCACTATAGGGTAGGCAGGGAAGTTGGGACTCAGGGAAGCTGGGTCTCTGTAGGACCCCAGATTAagtatttatgcaaccaaaatgtctATGCAGGTTtgcattcattcaggtcatggcaTATCCAGTAGAAGTAAAACTAGAGCAAATGGACTTTGGCATATACACTCTTCCAAGAATCCAATCGTATTGGATGAGTTTATATGGTGAGGATTTCCcgcaccagtcagttgaactgaagaagctgctttgaTTCacagtgaaacatcttcaataattactcagcaagtccagttgctctaaaGTTACTTCTACTAGAAATGCaggcaaaacttgcctccaagccaggcaTCTGCTTGCTAATAATcacctgctgtgaggccactgggaacaacatccaagggattggtaaGCAAAATGTTCCACTGGTTTGCGAACACTGGTCATAACCAACATGGTTATTATGCACACCATTATCTCTATGGCACATGACATGTCAGTGGTGGACAAAAGACAACAGATGCTGTAGACcacgatccccaaccttttgaacctgtgacgaacattcagaagttaaaggagttggggagcaacacttgcatgaaaaatgttcttgggatgccaaataagtactgtgattggccattcggcagcccctatgtggattgtcaacctacactaaaggtggccatagacacacagatcctatcgtacgaattgaggactcgtacgattttcagattgtGTGTGGCGACATCtttcggagatcggtcgtttggtcgatcagtcaggtttgattttgacccgaccgatcccgccggagcccatggcacatcgtaatcggatcgttcggccatacggccgaacaatcagattacccccgatatagccatgctcgttaatggcatattggggaaagatccactcatttggcgatgttgccaaacgagcggatctttgcgtctatggccaccttaagactctgttgggcagtacacttggttttaatgcaaccaaaacttgcctccaagccaggaattcaaaagtaagctcctgctttgaggccactgggagcaacatccaataggGTGGAGAGCAACattgtaagacgcgccgggaggttTATCTGTCCTCTTATCTCCCAGCGCGTCTCTCCTTGGCTTCTTGGGCGCAGCCACGCACTTCCGCCAACATCACGTGGTCCGGCCTGTGCGCAAGTGACGATGGCGTTCGATGCGTTTTGACACCGAGCGTCATTATGCCATTTTTCTGTGCGAGATACGAAATTTTGGcaccaattctcctttaaaaaggccttcctccattttaacagtgcccaagctggcttctgtttacagaccctACTGAAGCGTTATTTACTGTTAGAATTTCCtgggtttttgacttctgcctgtttgacTTCAATTCTTGTCGCCGCCTGccttggctttctcaattcacaTTCTGAAAAACACAGCATTCGACAGTCCAAGACACTCTGCATTTACACAGAATAGAAAGAAACTAATCTGAAGAATTTTTCTAATATGTGAGTGTTGTTAATTCCTGCAACCAGGTAGCATTTACAATATTTAAAGAGGCTCCTTCCCAGAAGAGTGtcagctcttttgggcagggtcctctttacctcttgaATAGGTTAtcagttgtttatttaaaaaaaacattaatgaaaatattcattctaagtttaaatttcctttttaaatagTCACTCGTATTATATGACCAGAAAGAAGTCTCTATCAGAGGCAGCACATGAGGAGCTTTTGCAATAAGATAAGCAAGCTAGCAATTTCCTGGAATAGACACCAAAGTACAATGTCACAATTACAGTGTTCAGCCCAGATTGGAACAGTTTTAtcccataataaaaaaaggagACTGTGTTCAGACAATAGCAAAGTATTTTCAAACCCTGTCTGTACTTAAGAGAATGGATCTGAAGGGATTTCACtgaaatagaagaaaataaagaatagCTGACAGGCATTCTACATTATCAGAGAGGGACGGATCCATCATTTTACACCTTGGTGTTTCCATGGTGATGATTCTCTAGTTAAATAGGGTAATTGGTTACATGGCGGAGTGCAGGTACTGAAGCAACTGCAGACTGAGTGGCATGGAAATATCAACTCCCAATCTGAATAAAATCAACAGTACAGGTTTTAGTTGTAAACTGTAGTGCAAAAAACTACACCTGCAGGAAGGGTTAGCTACTGTATGATAGTTCTAGAAGGCCAGAACTAATAGCCAGAATCTCATCTTGCTCTTGGTGTAAACCTAAGAGGTTGGCAGAATCCTCAGCACAAGGTAATATCATTCACGGAAGTTCCAAGAGAATTAAAAAGTTTCAGGCCAAAGGTCCTAAGGACAGACTCCTTGTGtggttatttatttacatatagtaACAGCAAGTCATCAGTTTACTTGGCTTGACACGTGGTTTGTGTGTTGAATAACACATTTGGCACTTGTAAGCCACTAGACTAATATACACACAGAGGGTACATTATATTAACAGGCTCCAGGTCCAGCTCAAGGGTAAGGTGATGTAGGCAATTGCCTTTGAGCCTGCTTTTGGGAGAACCCTGCTATGCCACTGACCCCAGAAAAAAAGTGTATTCCCATAGGCCTGCACAAGGTCAGAACTGCAAGTCAGAGCCTCACTATTCAATTTGGGACATTTGTTTTTTCTAATCATATGGGTCCTCTCCTAACAGACCAGCACAAAACACCGCAAATAAGGAAATAATGTGTCGATATTCCTtgtgaagcagcaaaaagaaaataagaagcaCTGCTGGCGGTGGTAGACAGTAGCAGCACAgcaaggatgcaccaaatcctggttTTGGTATTCTGCCGATCATAGCCTATCAAAGAAATCGAGCGGAATAGGAACCGCAAATGTCACGTGACCGTAGGCCACGTGTAAAATGAACTTGTTTTCCTAAAATCCAGTGAATCGTAAAATGCTGCCTTTGGTACATGCCTAACTTAAATACATGTGTGGTGGGAACATTCCAAGACcagttataataaaaataaagtatataatggAAGTGTGCCAaggaaacatacaaaaaaaaaaattggaattgatCAATGTACATTCAGGGTTTGGATGGATGGGACAGTTGCACTTGAGTTTTTCTATGGTATCGTCTTTGGCGTTGTCCGTCAAGTTGCCCAACGAGGGAGGATCATTCAGAATTCTTGTTGGATACCGCAGTTTCAGTTGTTTgcataagaaaataagtaatcaGCTGTCATTTAGGATTACCATGACAGGTAATTAGATGGGTTATGAAAAAGCACCGACTGAATGACCAATCACCATGGCACAAAAATGTTGGGATAATCCACACGAGGAccaaaaatcatatgaatctTCGTTTCAATAGTATCTTTGGTCATTTTAAGATTATATTGATTCTTTCACACCTTGACTCATTAATACTTAATATTTAacaaatgtcttattttataGTCGTTCAAGACCCTCTTTGCTGTCAAAACATTTGCTGCGTCCGCATAACtcaaaacaatgttacaaatatatattaataaaatttaaatagtATGCctgatatatttacagtattactTAAGTCAACTGATTGATTGATATTCAAGAAGTCCCTTTCTATCCATTACTTCCGCACACTTCCCCCGCAGGTTTCTGGGACCCCCagctctaaaggtccccatagacgcgacgattcttcttgcggaacgaccgattttagggaagtccgaccaatccttcgaaattatcgtgcggttagtggtattcgaacgatcgtacatcttacgatttttcggccgacatctgtcaggaaattgatcggccaggtcaaaaaatctttgtcggtcccagtgcaatctatatatgtttgcagggccaagcaggcagctcccctttgttttcctgccaaattggtctttttagttgatggtaaattcgtacgatcgtacgatcgttccgagaagatcgtggtctcacgatcaggatctgatcttttaaaaatctttacatctatggccagctttagtctgggGCAAGATTGTTTATCGGCCTTACCTCTCTGTAAGAGGCTAGCATGTGAAATTCTAATAAGAGAGTGAGCCACATGTGCTGCAATCCCTGATTTAATCATTGTCACCATCTAGTGGTGTTTTTGTATATCAGCATaaagaacttaaaggaaaactataacctcACAATGAAAATGGAGGGGCTGGTGGTGCAATTCCCTGTTGTACGAGGGCTAAAGCGGCTTTATTTTACAGGAAAGAAGGAGTTCACTGCTTTTATATGGGATTTATTATGGATTGTTCCTAACATTATGCGAGTGACCCCCTGTCTCACTTCCTACTCGGCTTCAGGAAACACAGAGACTGAGAAAAATTTGTCATCAGATTGGGGAAAAGGATTCCTCCCAATGCTGGAATACCAACTGCGGGTAATCATCCAATATGGATAAAATCCAGAGTTCCCAATGGACTTGCGAGAAGGTAGTTCTCTATTCATGGAtctgttttaaaaaatgccaGAATGCAGCcttttctttcatttatatatttttatttgtgtttaagaggataaaatgtttatacagctttgtctttttaaattatttgcaagaATCCCAGTAAAAGGTACTGGGTATTTTTATTTATCCCTGCTCGTATTTTTACTTTGTGCACAACTTACAGTTTATAATTAAACGGACCGTGAATACTAAAAACCTCTATTCTGCACAAATGGCTGTTTCTTGTATGTGCTATAAACATGCACTTGGTTAAAGATCAGATTAACTCAAATCAATATATAAAACTAATAATAACCAATTTGCCAGGGTCGAGAACACAAGTGAACGGTGCAAAACTTGTGCGTGTCTGCTGTAAATTCTGCAAAGCAATATATAGGAGCATGCATCATGGGGGTTTGGATAAACTGATCACATCAAGAGCTATTGTACTTGTCCACCACAAAAGATAAGCAACACTGATTGCTGAACAATGCCAGCAGGGGGCATTATACAGCAGCAACATAAAGCAGATGGGCAATGCCTACTTCTCCATGTATAATTCTTACTGAATGATCACACCCCTGCTAAACCAGAATTATATTAGCTTGCACTTCCCCCAGATGATACAATCAGTCAATCCAATGGTTGATCCAAAGGATTATAGCACATTGGATCATCCATGTTTTAGACTCTGAGAATGTTCCATGCCAGTTCAAATAATACAACCTCCTGGAATGGAAGAAACATCACAATTTCTGATCCCGACaaatgcagagtagcacagtgaagttcacaggtgccatctctTGTATTTCAGATTAGTTTATCGACATAAAGCTTGCAGTTGGAGCTAGTCTGGAATTTGCTTCAGCTACACATGAGTCTACAAGGTCCATGTTGGTGAAGTGATCCAAGGAAATCCAAAGATACAAGaaatggcacctgtgaactccactgTGATACTCTGCGTCAGGTTAACAAATTGGAATCCTTTTCTATGTAACAGACTCAGCAGCAAGGGCACAGGTAGGGGGACCAATGGAGGACAGTAgatggggggggtttagttctcctttaaaggatacacATGCAGTAAAATGATTGGAACCAACAAAAATCCAGACCAGTAGTATGATTTTGCATTAGattacaaatttattttgttttataaaaataggatgtattcatataaaatataaaaaatataaaaaaatcatatttaatataaacttctaATACACTTGATGCTCCTCCAGTGTATGATGGGACCAATCTAAAGGTCCAACTTCCAGACCAGTACAGTAATACAGTTATGGAAAAGGGCACTCATGCTAAGTAATTTTTACAGTTGGAACAAGTGTCCgttgtatatttgtaagtaaCCAACTCATAATTCTTTTCAGAATGCTTTCAGATGGTGGTTGCGCTGTTTTTTCAGGTTTTGGCTTTTCTCTTATGTGTCCAGATTGAACTTGTGCCCCTTTTTCTCTGCCATACGGATCCTCTTGCACTTCTGCAGTTGGTTGAACAGTATTTGCTTGAATTCCTTCGGTGAGGGTTTTGGTTAACCCTACATTCTCAGCTTCTGGAAGTTGTCCATTGGGCATAATGATGTTTTTCAGAATTGATCGTTTCCTCTTGATTTTTGGCTTCTCTTTCTCATCTTTCTCAACTTTACTTGCAATCCACTTTATAAAGTATTTGGTGGAAGTGTAAACACCCGGCTTCTTGCCTCTTGCGCAGCCTGATCCCCAACTGGTTATTCCGACTACAGCATAGACCCGTGATCTTGGAGTTTTGCACATTAAAGGTCCTCCGCTGTCTCCCTACAAGAAATAgaaacaatattaaaacaaatataaacaatatatttgcaaCCAGTACAGgtaatcctatacctgtatgagtAGTGCATGTACTAATAACACTAAATTGATTgtcaaatgaaaatatattttatatgcataTTAGAAGATCTTAGGTACCTGGCAACTGTCGATCCCTCCTTTCTCATGGCCTGCACATAGGTTGTATTCCCCTATGGCGCCGTTATACCAGTCTTTGGAGTTACATTTCTTGGAATCAATTTGATGCACTTTGGCTTCTTGCAAAACTTCTGATGGTTCTCCagctaaagaggaaaaaaaacagaatcattAATCAATGGCTCCCTCCATCTATACAAGAAGTATAAATCTATGATAGCTTTCCCCTCTTAGTCACTTCGGAATTAGGACTTTTATAACATTTGGTAGATATTATGAGGTcaataaataaagttaattgaAGTATCTATAAATCTAGGATCAACCCATGAAATTTAAATTAGTAAGAAACTCCAAAGACTTACATTCTTCTTCTATAACTCCCCATCCTGCAATGTAACAGTCGGTCTTTTTCTCTACATTAGCAAACTCTGATGGGAAACAAGCCGGCTGCACATAACCCGTAAACTCAATAGGCTTGTCTAACCGCATCAGGGCAATGTCATTTGCCTCTGTTTTTGGATCATAGGCTTTGGGCCATATGACTTCTTTTATCCTTCTGATTTGCACAGATGAGTCGAGAAACATTAAGTCGTTTGCTCCAAATACGAGTCTCCATGTATTTGTTTCTTCCTTGCTGAAATATCAAGAGAAAATCAAATCCCATAAATTAGTAGTGTAAATAAACATAACCAACATACATAACATATATGTATAACTGTATATCCATccactcaggcccggactggcaatctgtgggttctggcaaatgccagaggggctactataaggtgccatagaaagtcagtatttagtgggctggtgggagctgtttgggcctctatgtgggctgattgggcctctgtgtacctgaaatgccagggcctattttaattctcagtccggacctgcatccACTGTATTAAAACATATACAGAAGCAAAGGAGGAAcagagtaacaataaaaatatatttcaaaaatgtaaattaaaaaaatcaaaagaaagcAAGCGGAGTTGGTAGATGTACAGTGAGCACTTACCTTTGCAGATGCTTAAAACAATGGGCTGCGGTCAGAACCCAATTTTCATTCAAGACACTTCCTCCGCAAATATGCGAGAAATCTTTCCTAACAGGGTGCTGGATGCTAACCATCCATGGCCACTTCCCAGGTGGGGCATTTTCTCCTCCAACAATCCTGGAGCCCTGGTATATAGGTTGGTTTCCACAAACTGTTGGGAGATAAGGAAACATTAGAAAATGGACCATATGTGGTACAACAAACTTCTAAATGTGAAATATTCATTCAtaatctgtaaaatataaggatattagaactacTTTGGAGTTTATGTGGGTATTAAATCCCTCAGTCAGTTCGAATATCCTAATGTAttacaatagagggtacattataatatatgacattttttcatttatgcaTTGCTGGATACTTACTGCCACCGATGGCACTCTCAGATAAACAAATTAGATGaattataaagaatataaagaaaaacacTGTCAAGAGCTTCATATTGCGTCTTGTCAGTGTGATGTCTTCAGTGAAATGATTTGTAGAAAGCAAGCTGGATTGTACTAGTTTAGGTGATGACATCATAACCATAATGACATAACAATGCTAAAGTGATGAAATAACAATGaaagcgctctctctctctctctctctctctctctctctctctatatatatatatatataagtatataaagtaAAGCTTTAACTACAAAATGAATCCCTTCCAGTATAACAGATACTTACTGCCACCGATGGCACTCTCAGATAAACAAATTTGATgaattataaagaaaataaagacaaacacTGCCAAGAGCTTCATGTTGCGTCTTGTCAGTGTGAAGTCTTCAGTGAAATGATTTGTAGAAAGCAAGCTGGGTTGTACTAGTTAAGGTGATGACATCATAATCATGATCATAATGACATAACAATGCTAAAGTGATGACATAACAATgaaagctctctctctctctctctctctctctctctatatatatataagtatataaaataaagcttttACTACAACATGAAACCCTTCTAGTATAATAGATACTTACTGCCACCGATGGCACTCTCAGATAAACAAATTAGATgaattataaagaaaataaagacaaacacTGCCAAGAGCTTCATGTTGAGTCTTGTCAGTGTGAAGTCTTCAGTGAAATGAATTGTAGAAAGCAAGCTGGATTGTACTAGTTTAGGTGATGACATCATAATCATAATGACATAACAATGCTAAAgtcatgacatcacaatgaaaGCTCTCTCAAATGAATTGTAGAAAGCAAACTGATTTGTACCAGTttaagtgatgacatcacaatgaagcTGTTACCATGGAAACACATAACTGGGTTGGTTATTACACTACATCTTTATTATACCAGTAAAGTTAGAGTAGCATATAGGTATGACATTTATGTAGAAGTTTCCTCAGTTgcaaataacataataaatacgaGTCTTGGAATTGTGTGAAATGCATAAAAACACTCAACAtgaggtcttgtgcatttatatgatcTTATAGACATCCATGCAGCCCTTGAATACAATTAGATTTTTACAATATTCATTTTGTGCTGTAAGAtgtctttcttaaaaaaaaataataatgcaaaggGAGGATCACAATGCCTGGGAGGAGCCAGCTGGAAAAAAGGGGGTGAAACTGGATATTACAAGCATTAATTAAAAAGGAATATACCTAGGGTTAATTATATGATCCTATAGTAGTAGAACTATAGTTCTGGCCACAGTTCCCTTTTAAATCCCATGTGCCATACTCTCtatttactgtacaggtatgggacctgttatccagaatgctcgggacctggggttttccggataacggatctttccgtaattttggtcttcatgccttatgtctactagaaattcatttaaacattaaataaacccaataggctggttttgcctccaataaggattaattatatcttagttgggatcaagtacaagctactgttttattattacagagaaaaaagaaataacaatttgtttaaaatgggagacagccattccgtaattcggagctttctggatatagggtttccggataagggatcctgtacctCATTCCCCAATCCTTACTTGGATTTCTACATAAGTGCCTGCATCTTCTCTGCCTTATGCAGAGTACAGTTTCTGTACAGCTCGTTTCCACTTCAAAGTCCCGGTAGAGTCGCACAGGGATTGGTCAGGCTGGAAGGTGAAATCTGAACTCCCCCCGCCTATCCAATCACAATGCGGCTCTACCAGGACTTACACTTTGAAGAGGAAACGAGCACTACAGAAAGTGCATAAGGCAGAGAAATTATAGGAATTTACCCGTCTCAATGACAGCAGCAGGAGTGACTA is a window from the Xenopus laevis strain J_2021 chromosome 6L, Xenopus_laevis_v10.1, whole genome shotgun sequence genome containing:
- the LOC108719368 gene encoding acrosin, coding for MVMMSSPKLVQSSLLSTNHFTEDITLTRRNMKLLTVFFFIFFIIHLICLSESAIGGICGNQPIYQGSRIVGGENAPPGKWPWMVSIQHPVRKDFSHICGGSVLNENWVLTAAHCFKHLQSKEETNTWRLVFGANDLMFLDSSVQIRRIKEVIWPKAYDPKTEANDIALMRLDKPIEFTGYVQPACFPSEFANVEKKTDCYIAGWGVIEEESGEPSEVLQEAKVHQIDSKKCNSKDWYNGAIGEYNLCAGHEKGGIDSCQGDSGGPLMCKTPRSRVYAVVGITSWGSGCARGKKPGVYTSTKYFIKWIASKVEKDEKEKPKIKRKRSILKNIIMPNGQLPEAENVGLTKTLTEGIQANTVQPTAEVQEDPYGREKGAQVQSGHIREKPKPEKTAQPPSESILKRIMSWLLTNIQRTLVPTVKIT